In Vibrio alginolyticus NBRC 15630 = ATCC 17749, one genomic interval encodes:
- a CDS encoding ATP-binding cassette domain-containing protein, which produces MISRPILSVNNLSLTDSERTLFKDISFELFQGEVLAIMGPSGIGKSMLSKAVAGFLPSDIWVDGSIQLNSSEVAQTVMLQRSQSQRPAVIFQDALKALNPLASVEQQLCLALTGNKTRLSSANRDTVTTLLSQLGFADPKAALAQHPSQLSGGQRQRICIAIALLGSANLIIADEPTSALDPITEAEILELFRSSVQQRNISGLLITHDLSAALACDKVLVIADNTMVAYGAPWQAIQQSSHPFCQQLAQLLP; this is translated from the coding sequence GTGATTTCTCGACCAATACTCTCCGTTAATAATCTCAGCCTTACAGACTCAGAGCGCACACTCTTCAAAGACATTTCTTTTGAGCTGTTTCAAGGTGAAGTTCTTGCCATTATGGGACCTTCCGGCATTGGTAAATCCATGTTGTCGAAAGCCGTCGCAGGTTTTTTGCCGTCTGATATTTGGGTAGACGGAAGTATCCAGCTTAACAGCAGTGAAGTCGCACAAACTGTCATGCTGCAACGCAGTCAGTCGCAGCGTCCCGCGGTCATTTTCCAAGATGCACTCAAAGCACTGAATCCATTGGCCTCTGTCGAACAACAACTGTGTTTGGCATTGACGGGCAACAAAACGCGCTTGTCTTCAGCAAACCGAGACACGGTGACGACCTTGTTGTCTCAACTCGGATTTGCGGATCCAAAAGCAGCATTGGCGCAGCATCCAAGTCAGCTATCTGGTGGTCAGCGCCAGCGTATTTGTATTGCCATTGCATTGCTTGGTAGTGCCAACTTGATCATCGCTGATGAGCCCACCAGTGCGCTCGATCCAATCACCGAAGCGGAGATCCTTGAGTTGTTCCGCAGCAGTGTTCAGCAACGCAACATCAGTGGTTTGTTGATCACGCACGATCTGTCTGCGGCTTTGGCGTGTGACAAAGTCTTGGTGATTGCGGACAACACCATGGTGGCTTATGGCGCACCATGGCAAGCCATTCAGCAAAGTTCGCATCCTTTCTGCCAACAACTTGCGCAACTGCTGCCTTAA